The following are from one region of the Stigmatella ashevillena genome:
- a CDS encoding AAA family ATPase has product MLLKSLKLTNILSFGPATQAVELRPLNVLIGPNGSGKSNFLEAIGLLRAAPRELAAPVREGGGVSEWIWKGQRRGAPEGPARGASYSNGSGFGSGSGYGDDSGVAEGTAHGNSRGATVEVLLSFNQRKSSSKASNLRHTLSFTEVGQRFEIFDERIENEKPVHGMKKPFLYFGYERGRPMLNANVPGKRPLKRETLHPEKSILAQFKDPERYPELASISDAYEDIALYREWSFGRGSLPRMPQKADLPTDHLLEDARNLGLILNRYRLEPLTKQSLIDAMRQVFDGIVDFSIKIEGGTVQIFLEEESGWSTPATRLSDGTVRWFSMLAVLLDPKPPRLVCIEEPELGLHPDLVPTLARLLKEASERMQLIVTTHSEVLINTLSDSPEDILVCDREGGSTMMRRLDSGQLSEWLKTYRLGQLWSKGVLGGNRW; this is encoded by the coding sequence ATGCTCCTCAAGAGTCTCAAGCTTACGAACATTCTCTCGTTCGGCCCCGCCACCCAGGCGGTCGAGCTTCGCCCGCTCAACGTGCTTATCGGGCCGAACGGTTCGGGGAAGTCCAACTTCCTCGAAGCGATAGGGCTCCTCCGTGCGGCACCTCGAGAGCTCGCTGCCCCTGTGCGCGAGGGAGGAGGCGTGAGCGAGTGGATCTGGAAGGGTCAGAGACGGGGGGCTCCCGAGGGGCCAGCGCGTGGTGCGAGCTACAGCAATGGGTCAGGCTTTGGCAGCGGCTCGGGCTACGGCGATGACTCAGGCGTTGCAGAGGGAACAGCGCACGGAAACAGTCGCGGAGCAACTGTGGAAGTGCTCCTTTCTTTCAACCAGCGCAAGAGCTCGAGCAAGGCATCAAACCTGCGACATACTCTCTCTTTTACCGAAGTGGGGCAGCGCTTCGAAATCTTCGACGAACGGATTGAGAACGAGAAGCCTGTGCACGGCATGAAAAAGCCGTTTCTGTATTTCGGCTATGAGCGCGGCCGACCCATGCTGAATGCCAACGTTCCAGGAAAACGGCCGTTGAAGCGCGAGACACTTCACCCAGAGAAGTCAATCCTCGCACAATTCAAGGACCCAGAGAGGTACCCTGAACTCGCGTCCATCAGCGATGCCTATGAAGACATTGCCCTCTACCGCGAATGGAGTTTCGGGCGCGGTTCTCTTCCCCGCATGCCGCAGAAGGCAGACCTTCCTACGGATCACCTCCTTGAGGATGCTCGAAACCTAGGTCTGATCCTCAACCGGTACCGGCTTGAGCCTCTTACGAAGCAGTCCCTCATCGACGCCATGAGGCAGGTCTTCGATGGGATCGTGGACTTCTCGATCAAGATCGAGGGTGGAACTGTCCAAATCTTTCTTGAAGAGGAGAGCGGTTGGTCCACTCCCGCTACGCGCCTTTCCGACGGCACAGTCCGCTGGTTCTCGATGCTCGCCGTCCTCCTCGATCCAAAACCCCCACGACTGGTTTGCATTGAGGAGCCGGAACTCGGCCTTCACCCCGATCTGGTCCCCACACTCGCGCGGCTCCTCAAGGAAGCCTCGGAGCGCATGCAACTCATCGTCACCACACACTCGGAGGTGCTCATCAACACCCTGAGTGATTCCCCCGAGGATATCCTCGTCTGTGACCGGGAGGGAGGATCGACAATGATGCGCCGACTGGACAGCGGGCAACTCTCCGAGTGGCTGAAAACGTACCGCTTGGGCCAACTCTGGTCGAAGGGCGTCCTTGGAGGAAACCGATGGTAG
- a CDS encoding amidase — protein sequence MSDQPPPPSVDPSPPSASQERRWFLAVCSMAGLGQTLLPGALLALASQAQGQSAAKATEGAALAKITPEMLDAAAVIAGIPLTPEQKTMMLDGLKEQRDAARVVRGLHLPNSVAPAFVFDPVPAGMVLETVRKPMKMSEAPDVKGLAAGSDALAFASVRELAELVRTRKVSSVALTKMYLERLKKYDPRLHFVITLTPERALKQAAQADAEIAAGRYRGPLHGIPWGAKDLLAVKGYPTTWGAGGFETQRFDEDATAVQRLDAAGAVLVAKMSLGALANGPIWFGGMTRTPWNAKQPSGGSSAGSASAVDAGCLGFALGTETLGSISSPSTRCGVTGLRPTFGFVPRTGAMALSWTMDKIGPICRSVEDCALVLSAIHGPDGVDRSVKPAAFNWDAGFDWKTLRVGYLKNGFDAPVLQAEATPEQTRDFARRVYDTQYLTGALKTLRSMGVKLIPLALPTDFPLGALTPVLTAEAAAAFDALTVSGRDALLTEHGPQEWPNLFRVARFSPAVDYLQAQRARTLVMEAMARLFAEVDVIVTPSSGPQLTATNLTGHPAVIVPNGVRGEDAPLPEHPDDGHPENVGGPGTPVSLTFLGNLYADARLAAFARAYQERTPFHRMRPKLD from the coding sequence ATGAGCGACCAACCCCCTCCTCCTTCCGTGGATCCTTCTCCGCCCTCGGCTTCTCAGGAGCGGCGGTGGTTTCTTGCCGTCTGTTCGATGGCGGGCTTGGGACAGACACTGCTGCCGGGGGCGTTGTTGGCGCTGGCGTCCCAGGCCCAAGGGCAGTCGGCGGCGAAGGCAACCGAAGGGGCCGCTCTGGCGAAGATCACTCCGGAGATGCTGGACGCAGCAGCGGTGATCGCGGGAATCCCGCTCACCCCCGAGCAGAAGACGATGATGCTGGACGGCCTGAAGGAGCAACGCGACGCCGCGAGGGTGGTTCGCGGGCTGCACCTGCCGAACAGCGTTGCGCCGGCGTTCGTGTTTGATCCCGTCCCCGCGGGGATGGTGCTGGAAACGGTCCGCAAGCCGATGAAGATGAGTGAGGCTCCAGACGTGAAGGGGCTGGCCGCCGGTTCGGACGCGCTCGCGTTTGCTTCCGTGCGCGAACTGGCCGAGTTGGTGCGGACGCGGAAGGTCTCCTCCGTCGCGCTCACGAAGATGTACCTCGAGCGCTTGAAGAAGTACGACCCTCGGCTGCATTTCGTCATCACCCTGACGCCGGAGCGCGCCCTGAAGCAAGCGGCCCAGGCGGATGCGGAGATCGCTGCGGGCAGGTACCGCGGGCCCCTGCATGGCATTCCGTGGGGAGCGAAGGACTTGCTGGCCGTGAAGGGGTATCCCACCACCTGGGGCGCGGGTGGCTTCGAGACCCAGCGCTTCGACGAGGATGCGACGGCCGTCCAACGGCTGGACGCGGCGGGCGCGGTGCTGGTGGCGAAGATGAGCCTGGGGGCGCTGGCCAACGGGCCGATCTGGTTCGGCGGGATGACGCGGACACCTTGGAACGCGAAGCAGCCATCGGGAGGCTCTTCGGCAGGCTCTGCTTCTGCGGTGGACGCGGGGTGTCTCGGGTTTGCACTGGGGACGGAGACGCTCGGGTCGATCTCCTCGCCCTCGACACGGTGCGGGGTGACCGGGCTGCGGCCGACGTTCGGGTTCGTGCCACGCACGGGCGCGATGGCGCTGAGCTGGACGATGGACAAGATCGGGCCCATCTGCCGGAGCGTGGAGGATTGTGCGCTGGTGCTGTCCGCGATTCATGGGCCCGATGGCGTGGATCGCTCGGTGAAGCCCGCGGCGTTCAACTGGGATGCAGGGTTCGATTGGAAGACGCTGCGGGTGGGGTACCTGAAGAATGGGTTCGATGCGCCCGTGCTCCAGGCAGAGGCGACCCCCGAGCAGACACGAGACTTCGCCCGGAGGGTTTACGACACCCAATATCTGACGGGTGCGCTGAAGACCTTGCGGAGCATGGGGGTGAAGCTGATCCCCCTGGCGCTGCCGACAGACTTTCCCCTGGGCGCCCTGACGCCGGTGCTGACGGCGGAGGCCGCCGCGGCGTTCGACGCACTGACGGTGAGCGGGCGCGATGCGCTGCTGACCGAGCACGGTCCCCAGGAATGGCCAAACCTGTTTCGCGTGGCGCGATTCTCTCCAGCGGTGGACTACCTCCAGGCGCAGCGGGCACGGACGCTGGTCATGGAGGCCATGGCCAGGCTGTTCGCGGAGGTGGATGTGATTGTGACGCCGTCCTCGGGGCCCCAGTTGACGGCGACGAACCTGACGGGACATCCGGCCGTCATCGTCCCCAACGGCGTAAGGGGGGAGGACGCTCCGCTTCCGGAGCATCCAGACGACGGGCACCCCGAGAATGTGGGCGGACCGGGGACGCCGGTGTCACTGACGTTCCTCGGGAATCTGTACGCGGATGCCCGGCTGGCGGCATTCGCGCGGGCGTATCAGGAGCGGACACCGTTTCATCGGATGCGTCCCAAGCTGGATTAG
- a CDS encoding FAD-binding protein: MRHHTNWARNIEYSAARLHRPTSLDEVKEIVAGARAVRALGSRHSFNTLADTSGDLISLEALRQEVVLDRQARTVTVRGGIRYGELAARLQAEGFALANLASLPHISVAGAIATATHGSGNTNRNLAAAVSGLTLVTARGEMLTLTRSSPEFAGAVVALGALGIVTSVTLDIEPSFDVAVSVYEHLAWDTLLDHFDAISGVAYSVSLFTNWARDSVDQVWLKQRVDGSSGALPTPGQDFHGATPAPVRRHPLQGASAEACTEQLGLAGDWADRLPHFRLGFTPSRGEELQSEYILPRVHAAAAIEAVRSLAGRIEPLLQIAEIRTMAADDLWLSMNYLEDSVGFHFTWKLLQPEVEALLPVIEEALAPFRARPHWGKLFHAGADSITALYEKLPDFVSLAERLDPEHKFRNDFLTRHVFGG; the protein is encoded by the coding sequence GTGCGCCACCACACCAATTGGGCCCGCAACATCGAATACTCGGCGGCACGGCTTCACCGGCCGACTTCGCTCGATGAGGTGAAGGAAATCGTCGCCGGAGCCCGGGCCGTCCGCGCCCTCGGCTCACGCCACTCCTTCAACACCCTCGCCGACACTTCGGGGGATTTGATCTCCCTGGAGGCCCTCCGCCAGGAGGTGGTGCTCGACCGCCAGGCCCGCACGGTCACCGTCCGTGGAGGCATCCGCTATGGTGAGCTCGCCGCCCGGTTGCAGGCGGAGGGATTCGCCCTGGCGAACCTCGCGTCGCTGCCCCACATCTCCGTGGCCGGTGCCATCGCGACCGCGACCCATGGCTCGGGCAACACGAACCGGAATCTGGCCGCAGCCGTCTCGGGGCTGACGCTCGTCACGGCCCGCGGCGAGATGCTCACGCTCACCCGCTCCAGCCCGGAGTTCGCCGGAGCCGTCGTCGCGCTGGGCGCCCTGGGCATCGTCACCTCGGTCACCCTCGACATCGAGCCGTCATTCGACGTCGCGGTCAGCGTCTATGAGCACCTCGCGTGGGACACCCTGCTGGACCACTTCGATGCGATTTCGGGTGTGGCCTACAGCGTGAGCCTGTTCACGAATTGGGCGCGGGACTCGGTCGATCAGGTCTGGCTCAAGCAGCGGGTCGACGGGTCCTCGGGCGCACTGCCCACTCCGGGCCAGGACTTCCACGGCGCCACGCCCGCCCCCGTGCGGCGGCATCCCCTGCAAGGGGCCTCGGCCGAGGCCTGCACGGAACAACTCGGTCTCGCGGGGGACTGGGCCGACCGGCTGCCCCACTTCCGGCTCGGCTTCACGCCCAGCCGCGGCGAGGAGCTCCAATCCGAGTACATCCTCCCCCGGGTCCACGCGGCTGCGGCCATCGAGGCCGTGCGTTCCCTGGCCGGGCGCATCGAGCCCCTCCTTCAGATCGCGGAGATCCGGACGATGGCCGCCGATGACCTTTGGCTCAGCATGAATTACCTCGAGGACAGCGTCGGCTTCCATTTCACGTGGAAGCTGTTGCAACCCGAGGTGGAAGCCTTGCTGCCCGTGATCGAGGAAGCGCTCGCGCCGTTCAGGGCTCGGCCGCACTGGGGCAAGCTGTTCCACGCCGGGGCCGACTCCATCACGGCCCTCTATGAGAAGTTGCCCGACTTCGTCTCACTTGCCGAGCGGCTCGACCCAGAACACAAGTTCCGCAATGACTTTCTCACTCGCCATGTTTTCGGTGGCTGA
- a CDS encoding aldo/keto reductase: MTRRPLGNTGLEVSPLGFGAGPVGSETLSDTEAEALLHGVLDAGINLLDTAPSYGRSEERIGRVLASRRREVVVSTKCGYGVPGVEDWTGPCITQGIERALERLRTDVIDLVHFHSCPVEVLERPGVVDALQRAVQQGKVRVAAYSGDNAPLEWALRSGAFGSVQLSVNVFDQGALEHALPLARERGIGVIAKRPLANAVWRHSERPPAPDLSTYWDRMHALSLDPEGLEPAEVALRFTAFTPGVTSCIVGTTRRDNLQHNLRALEKGPLPEAQVERLRGAFQRRGHEWEGLV, encoded by the coding sequence ATGACACGTCGACCGCTGGGAAACACGGGGTTGGAGGTCTCTCCACTGGGCTTTGGCGCGGGCCCGGTGGGCAGCGAGACACTGTCGGACACCGAGGCCGAGGCGCTGCTGCACGGCGTGCTGGACGCGGGCATCAACCTGCTCGACACGGCGCCGAGCTACGGACGCTCCGAGGAGCGCATCGGCCGGGTGCTGGCGAGTCGGCGGCGCGAGGTCGTGGTCTCCACCAAGTGCGGCTATGGGGTACCGGGCGTGGAGGACTGGACGGGGCCGTGCATCACCCAGGGCATTGAGCGGGCGCTGGAGCGGCTGCGCACCGACGTCATCGATCTGGTGCATTTCCACTCCTGCCCGGTGGAGGTGCTTGAGCGGCCCGGCGTGGTAGACGCGCTCCAGCGTGCCGTGCAGCAGGGCAAGGTGCGCGTGGCCGCGTACTCGGGCGACAACGCCCCGCTGGAGTGGGCGCTGCGCTCGGGTGCCTTCGGCTCGGTGCAGCTGTCCGTCAACGTGTTCGACCAGGGCGCGCTCGAGCACGCCCTGCCCCTGGCGCGCGAGCGGGGCATCGGCGTCATCGCCAAGCGCCCCCTGGCCAACGCCGTCTGGCGCCACTCCGAGCGGCCCCCGGCCCCCGACCTCTCCACGTACTGGGACCGGATGCACGCCCTGTCGTTGGACCCCGAGGGGCTCGAGCCGGCGGAGGTGGCCCTGCGCTTCACCGCCTTCACTCCCGGGGTGACCAGTTGCATCGTGGGCACCACGCGGCGGGACAACCTCCAGCACAACCTGCGCGCCCTGGAGAAGGGACCTCTGCCAGAGGCCCAGGTGGAGCGGCTGCGCGGCGCGTTCCAGCGGCGCGGCCATGAGTGGGAAGGACTCGTCTGA
- a CDS encoding DUF4276 family protein: MVDVLVIVEGGGSTRSEQAPLRKGFSELFAKLLGSKRKPQVMCAGGRSEAFQNFKTFVKANPNTLCFLLVDSEGPVAPESSPWEHVASRLGDGWQQPAGVTDEHLHFMMEAMEAWLVADPDALAGHYGSGFKKEKLPKRANLEEVSKAALAKALDAATKDVKTKGKYQKSHGFVLIGKLDPAKIRRACPKFAKRFFEALEERASYGG; encoded by the coding sequence ATGGTAGACGTCCTCGTCATTGTCGAAGGAGGAGGCTCAACACGCTCTGAGCAAGCTCCACTTCGCAAAGGGTTCTCGGAACTCTTCGCGAAGCTCCTCGGCAGCAAGCGCAAACCCCAGGTCATGTGCGCAGGAGGGCGAAGTGAAGCTTTTCAGAACTTCAAAACCTTCGTGAAAGCGAATCCCAACACCCTTTGCTTCCTGCTCGTCGACAGCGAAGGCCCTGTCGCGCCGGAGTCTTCTCCTTGGGAGCATGTGGCGAGCCGTCTCGGCGATGGCTGGCAGCAACCTGCAGGCGTAACCGACGAGCACCTTCACTTCATGATGGAAGCGATGGAGGCATGGCTCGTGGCAGATCCTGATGCGCTCGCTGGCCACTATGGAAGCGGGTTCAAAAAAGAGAAGCTCCCCAAGCGAGCGAACCTGGAAGAAGTTTCAAAGGCCGCCTTGGCAAAGGCACTCGACGCCGCGACGAAGGACGTGAAGACGAAGGGCAAGTACCAAAAATCGCATGGCTTCGTTCTCATTGGGAAGCTTGATCCGGCCAAAATTCGCCGCGCCTGCCCCAAGTTTGCCAAACGGTTCTTCGAAGCACTGGAGGAGAGAGCATCGTACGGAGGATAG